One window of Curtobacterium sp. 458 genomic DNA carries:
- a CDS encoding flagellar FliJ family protein: MPRRFPLAGLLRLRHAEQDRAAAGLAAANERLRDAADARVAARRSLADQADAQPVQDAATLSAVAAARAATRGMLEELDAVVQSRRADADRAQDTYNTARRAALGLEKLEEQHTVAATAEELRTEQNALDEIAARSRAEGGAR, from the coding sequence ATGCCCAGGAGGTTCCCGCTCGCCGGCCTGCTCCGGCTCCGGCACGCCGAACAGGACCGTGCGGCCGCCGGTCTCGCAGCCGCGAACGAGCGGCTCCGCGACGCCGCCGACGCCCGGGTCGCTGCCCGCCGGTCGCTCGCGGACCAGGCCGATGCACAGCCGGTCCAGGACGCCGCGACCCTCAGCGCCGTCGCCGCCGCCCGGGCAGCCACGCGCGGGATGCTCGAGGAGCTCGACGCCGTCGTGCAGAGCCGCCGCGCCGACGCCGACCGGGCCCAGGACACGTACAACACCGCACGACGCGCGGCCCTCGGGCTCGAGAAGCTCGAGGAGCAGCACACCGTCGCCGCCACCGCGGAGGAACTCCGCACCGAACAGAACGCCCTCGACGAGATCGCGGCACGGAGCCGCGCGGAAGGTGGTGCCCGATGA
- a CDS encoding flagellar hook capping FlgD N-terminal domain-containing protein: MPLDGITGSVDQATQAAALAANQSSSRSQTMDSEVFMKLLVTQLRNQDPSSPMDTNQMISQQTQLAMMEQITNQTTTANENFSLQMRIAAANLVGKQVSYTDATSGKSITGTATAVSYAESVPTVTVDGKEVDLDVISGIKTTS, translated from the coding sequence ATGCCCCTCGACGGCATCACCGGGTCGGTCGACCAGGCCACCCAGGCCGCGGCCCTCGCCGCGAACCAGTCGTCCTCGCGGTCGCAGACGATGGACTCCGAGGTGTTCATGAAGCTGCTCGTCACGCAGCTCCGGAACCAGGACCCGTCCTCGCCGATGGACACCAACCAGATGATCAGCCAGCAGACGCAGCTCGCGATGATGGAGCAGATCACGAACCAGACCACGACGGCGAACGAGAACTTCTCGCTGCAGATGCGGATCGCCGCCGCGAACCTCGTCGGGAAGCAGGTCAGCTACACCGACGCGACGTCCGGCAAGTCGATCACGGGGACGGCGACCGCCGTGTCGTACGCGGAGAGCGTGCCGACCGTGACCGTGGACGGGAAGGAGGTCGATCTCGACGTGATCTCCGGGATCAAGACCACCTCCTGA
- a CDS encoding C40 family peptidase, producing MSVDAVLSRISEIQGQIDALRTGSVDTTSSAGSASTEASTAFADALATANGSGTGSTGAAGASGLTAAAGLAGATPATSVDAGKGTVATGSGATGADVVADAKKYLGVPYVFGGTTTAGMDCSGLVQTVFKDLGVTMPRVVPDQAKMGVEVGSLKDAQPGDLIIPKGEQHIVIYVGDGKVLHAPRPGKDVRIVDNWYSDADIATIRRIVPSAQDAARTAAVGSAGTAGSGTAGSGTDLQTAALMALMQSGRAA from the coding sequence ATGAGCGTGGACGCCGTGCTCTCCCGGATCTCGGAGATCCAGGGCCAGATCGACGCCCTGCGCACGGGGAGCGTCGACACGACGTCGTCCGCCGGGTCCGCGTCGACGGAGGCCTCCACGGCGTTCGCCGACGCCCTCGCCACGGCGAACGGATCGGGGACGGGGTCGACCGGCGCTGCCGGTGCCTCCGGCCTCACGGCTGCCGCGGGGCTCGCCGGGGCGACGCCCGCCACGTCGGTCGACGCCGGGAAGGGCACCGTCGCCACGGGCAGCGGCGCGACCGGTGCCGACGTCGTCGCCGACGCGAAGAAGTACCTCGGCGTCCCGTACGTGTTCGGCGGGACCACGACCGCCGGCATGGACTGCTCGGGGCTCGTGCAGACCGTGTTCAAGGACCTCGGTGTCACCATGCCGCGGGTCGTGCCGGACCAGGCGAAGATGGGGGTCGAGGTCGGCTCGCTCAAGGACGCGCAGCCCGGGGACCTCATCATCCCCAAGGGCGAGCAGCACATCGTCATCTACGTCGGCGACGGCAAGGTCCTGCACGCGCCGCGACCGGGCAAGGACGTCCGGATCGTCGACAACTGGTACTCCGATGCCGACATCGCCACGATCCGCCGCATCGTGCCGTCCGCACAGGACGCCGCCCGGACCGCAGCCGTCGGCAGCGCCGGCACTGCCGGGTCCGGTACCGCGGGGTCCGGTACCGACCTCCAGACCGCCGCACTGATGGCCCTGATGCAGTCCGGGAGAGCCGCATGA
- a CDS encoding flagellar hook-length control protein FliK — translation MSTMIATTPPTAAATGRPSSARPGDGGAAFGDVLAGAAPTGPQPRGPRQDRAAAGTGGDTAPRATGADTTSSDAAAPGTERPDAQGGTTSSAVTGSSADGTAGATPAATPVPMVALLGGAVPASAGTTTSGTDPVGVTGTAGASAAGTAAGAVATAAPTAATTAATTSPTAARATALATPAAVPAPTPPGAAPADAVPSATTTGVPASGTPAGAHRKSVLATASAPTVHASTALAGSPTVTTTQEPTATSGAIASTTATVTVTAPSPTTAAPAQPVNASAITTDPSATAAAALPSGTRATQPATAQPEASAATTGTGTASPVVPTAAAGTRTGGDGTGAGTDRRPGAGVEPGLQAVDGARAGAAPAPFPTPSTTAPTAAATPSGAATANAAPATFTQQLARPVFSLAHAGPGEHVVTVQVTPDTLGPVTVRAHVTAHSMHVELYAPSDAGREAVRQVLPDLRRDAAGTALSTTLDLSSQNHPDSAPRRDERPAPGPQAVRDDREARPASAAHRTPTTTTVRTAGLDVLA, via the coding sequence ATGAGCACGATGATCGCCACCACGCCGCCGACGGCAGCCGCCACCGGACGGCCGTCGTCGGCGCGTCCCGGCGACGGGGGAGCAGCGTTCGGCGACGTGCTCGCCGGTGCGGCGCCCACCGGCCCACAGCCCCGCGGTCCGCGACAGGACCGTGCTGCGGCCGGCACCGGGGGAGACACCGCTCCCCGGGCGACCGGCGCCGACACGACGTCGTCCGACGCTGCCGCACCGGGCACGGAGCGGCCGGACGCGCAGGGCGGCACGACGTCGAGCGCCGTCACCGGCAGCAGCGCGGACGGCACCGCCGGCGCGACGCCCGCGGCGACGCCGGTGCCGATGGTCGCCCTCCTCGGCGGGGCAGTCCCCGCGAGCGCCGGCACGACCACGAGCGGGACGGACCCCGTCGGCGTGACCGGGACGGCCGGTGCGTCAGCCGCTGGCACCGCAGCCGGTGCCGTGGCGACAGCCGCCCCGACCGCCGCGACGACCGCCGCGACCACTTCCCCGACCGCCGCACGGGCCACTGCCCTGGCCACCCCGGCAGCCGTCCCCGCTCCGACCCCGCCCGGGGCCGCCCCCGCCGACGCCGTCCCATCCGCCACCACGACCGGGGTCCCCGCGTCCGGCACGCCCGCGGGAGCCCACCGGAAGAGCGTCCTCGCGACGGCGTCTGCCCCGACGGTGCACGCCTCGACGGCACTCGCCGGCAGCCCGACGGTCACGACGACCCAGGAGCCGACCGCCACCTCGGGCGCAATCGCGTCCACTACGGCCACGGTCACGGTCACGGCACCGTCCCCGACGACGGCCGCACCCGCGCAGCCGGTCAACGCTTCGGCGATCACGACGGACCCCAGTGCGACGGCCGCCGCGGCACTGCCCTCGGGCACGAGGGCGACGCAGCCCGCCACGGCCCAGCCCGAGGCGAGTGCAGCCACCACCGGCACGGGGACCGCGAGCCCTGTCGTGCCGACGGCGGCCGCGGGCACCCGCACGGGCGGCGACGGGACCGGCGCCGGGACGGACCGGCGGCCGGGTGCCGGGGTCGAGCCGGGCCTCCAGGCCGTCGACGGCGCACGCGCCGGAGCCGCACCCGCACCGTTCCCGACCCCGTCGACGACCGCTCCCACGGCGGCGGCGACGCCGTCCGGCGCCGCGACCGCGAACGCCGCGCCCGCGACGTTCACCCAGCAGCTCGCCCGACCGGTGTTCTCACTCGCCCACGCCGGACCGGGGGAGCACGTCGTCACCGTGCAGGTGACGCCGGACACCCTCGGACCGGTCACCGTGCGGGCCCACGTGACCGCGCACAGCATGCACGTCGAGCTCTACGCGCCGTCCGACGCCGGACGCGAGGCCGTCCGCCAGGTCCTGCCGGACCTCCGCCGTGACGCGGCGGGGACCGCGCTGTCGACGACGCTCGACCTGTCCTCGCAGAACCACCCGGACTCCGCCCCGCGGCGCGACGAGCGCCCTGCACCCGGTCCGCAGGCGGTCCGCGACGACCGGGAGGCACGACCCGCCTCCGCCGCACACCGCACCCCGACCACGACAACCGTCCGCACCGCGGGCCTCGACGTCCTCGCCTGA